One Bufo gargarizans isolate SCDJY-AF-19 chromosome 4, ASM1485885v1, whole genome shotgun sequence DNA window includes the following coding sequences:
- the STMN4 gene encoding stathmin-4 isoform X2 produces the protein MTLAAYKEKMKELPLVSLFCSCFLSDPLKKQTYKYDDTVDLTWCVISDMEVIELNKRASGHAFEVILKPPSFEGVPEFNASLPQRRDPSLEEIQKKLEAAEERRKCQEAELLKHLAEKREHEREVIQKAIEENNNFIKMAKEKLTQKMEVNKENREAHLAAMLERLQEKDKHAEEVRKNKELKEEASR, from the exons ATGACTCTTGCTG CCTACAAGGAGAAGATGAAGGAGCTTCCTCTAGTGTCTCTTTTCTGTTCCTGTTTCCTCTCCGATCCCTTAAAGAAGCAAACTTACAAATATGATG ACACTGTGGATCTCACATGGTGCGTTATCTCAGACATGGAAGTCATAGAGTTAAATAAGAGAGCCTCAGGACATGCCTTCGAAGTCATCCTAAAACCACCCTCATTTGAGGGAGTCCCAGAGTTCAATGCTTCTCTACCCCAGCGAAGAGACCCATCCTTAGAAGAGATTCAGAAGAAACTTGAAGCAGCTGAAGAAAGACGCAAG TGTCAGGAAGCCGAGCTTCTCAAGCACCTGGCAGAGAAAAGGGAACACGAGCGTGAAGTCATCCAGAAAGCGATAGAAGAAAACAACAACTTTATCAAAATGGCCAAAGAAAAACTAACACAGAAAATGGAAGTCAACAAGGAGAACAGGGAAGCTCACTTAGCCGCCATGCTTGAACGTCTGCAGGAGAAG GACAAACATGCAGAGGAAGTAAGGAAAAACAAAGAACTTAAGGAAGAAGCTTCGAGGTAG
- the STMN4 gene encoding stathmin-4 isoform X3, which yields MTLAADTVDLTWCVISDMEVIELNKRASGHAFEVILKPPSFEGVPEFNASLPQRRDPSLEEIQKKLEAAEERRKCQEAELLKHLAEKREHEREVIQKAIEENNNFIKMAKEKLTQKMEVNKENREAHLAAMLERLQEKDKHAEEVRKNKELKEEASR from the exons ATGACTCTTGCTG CAGACACTGTGGATCTCACATGGTGCGTTATCTCAGACATGGAAGTCATAGAGTTAAATAAGAGAGCCTCAGGACATGCCTTCGAAGTCATCCTAAAACCACCCTCATTTGAGGGAGTCCCAGAGTTCAATGCTTCTCTACCCCAGCGAAGAGACCCATCCTTAGAAGAGATTCAGAAGAAACTTGAAGCAGCTGAAGAAAGACGCAAG TGTCAGGAAGCCGAGCTTCTCAAGCACCTGGCAGAGAAAAGGGAACACGAGCGTGAAGTCATCCAGAAAGCGATAGAAGAAAACAACAACTTTATCAAAATGGCCAAAGAAAAACTAACACAGAAAATGGAAGTCAACAAGGAGAACAGGGAAGCTCACTTAGCCGCCATGCTTGAACGTCTGCAGGAGAAG GACAAACATGCAGAGGAAGTAAGGAAAAACAAAGAACTTAAGGAAGAAGCTTCGAGGTAG
- the STMN4 gene encoding stathmin-4 isoform X1, whose product MTLAAYKEKMKELPLVSLFCSCFLSDPLKKQTYKYDADTVDLTWCVISDMEVIELNKRASGHAFEVILKPPSFEGVPEFNASLPQRRDPSLEEIQKKLEAAEERRKCQEAELLKHLAEKREHEREVIQKAIEENNNFIKMAKEKLTQKMEVNKENREAHLAAMLERLQEKDKHAEEVRKNKELKEEASR is encoded by the exons ATGACTCTTGCTG CCTACAAGGAGAAGATGAAGGAGCTTCCTCTAGTGTCTCTTTTCTGTTCCTGTTTCCTCTCCGATCCCTTAAAGAAGCAAACTTACAAATATGATG CAGACACTGTGGATCTCACATGGTGCGTTATCTCAGACATGGAAGTCATAGAGTTAAATAAGAGAGCCTCAGGACATGCCTTCGAAGTCATCCTAAAACCACCCTCATTTGAGGGAGTCCCAGAGTTCAATGCTTCTCTACCCCAGCGAAGAGACCCATCCTTAGAAGAGATTCAGAAGAAACTTGAAGCAGCTGAAGAAAGACGCAAG TGTCAGGAAGCCGAGCTTCTCAAGCACCTGGCAGAGAAAAGGGAACACGAGCGTGAAGTCATCCAGAAAGCGATAGAAGAAAACAACAACTTTATCAAAATGGCCAAAGAAAAACTAACACAGAAAATGGAAGTCAACAAGGAGAACAGGGAAGCTCACTTAGCCGCCATGCTTGAACGTCTGCAGGAGAAG GACAAACATGCAGAGGAAGTAAGGAAAAACAAAGAACTTAAGGAAGAAGCTTCGAGGTAG